The genomic stretch CGGTTGATGGCTACGTGATCACCGGCAAGCGCAACGATGGCGATAGCTTCAAGACCATTCGTCCGGCAATTCAGGACAACGGCCTGATCGGTGACCTGGTGGATAACAAGGTTATTGTCGAGGGCAAGCAGCCTGAGCAGCAGAGCATCTGGACTCAGTTGCTGGTAGCCAGCTTCCCGATCCTGGTGATTATCGCTGTGTTCATGTTCTTCATGCGCCAGATGCAAGGCGGGGCGGGGGGCAAGGGCGGGCCGATGAGTTTCGGCAAGAGTAAGGCGCGCCTGCTTTCCGAAGACCAGGTAAAGACTACCCTGGCTGACGTTGCCGGTTGCGACGAAGCCAAGGAAGAGGTCGGCGAACTGGTCGAGTTCCTGCGTGACCCAGGCAAGTTCCAGCGCTTGGGCGGTCGCATTCCTCGCGGCGTACTGATGGTCGGTCCTCCGGGCACCGGTAAAACCCTGCTTGCCAAGGCGATTGCCGGTGAAGCCAAGGTACCGTTCTTCACCATTTCCGGTTCTGACTTTGTCGAGATGTTCGTCGGTGTGGGTGCCAGCCGGGTGCGTGACATGTTCGAGCAGGCCAAGAAACATGCGCCGTGCATCATCTTCATTGATGAAATCGATGCTGTCGGTCGCCATCGTGGTGCTGGCATGGGTGGGGGGCACGATGAGCGCGAACAGACTCTCAACCAGTTGCTGGTGGAGATGGACGGCTTTGAAATGAACGACGGCATCATCGTTATTGCCGCCACCAACCGCCCTGACGTACTTGACCCGGCACTGTTGCGTCCGGGCCGTTTCGACCGTCAGGTTGTGGTCGGTTTGCCAGATATCCGTGGCCGCGAGCAGATTCTCAAGGTCCATATGCGCAAAGTGCCAATGGGCGATGACGTGGTTCCGGGTGTGATTGCCCGTGGTACGCCTGGTTTCTCCGGTGCCGACCTGGCCAACCTGGTGAACGAGGCTTCCTTGTTCGCTGCCCGTACCGGCAAGCGCATCGTGGAGATGAAGGAGTTCGAGCTGGCCAAAGACAAGATCATGATGGGCGCCGAGCGCAAATCCATGGTTATGTCCGAGAAAGAGAAGCAGAACACTGCTTATCACGAAGCCGGTCACGCCATTGTCGGTCGCGTTGTGCCTGAGCATGACCCGGTCTACAAGGTATCGATCATTCCTCGTGGTCGGGCATTGGGTGTCACCATGTTCCTGCCGGAAGAGGATCGCTACAGTCTTTCCAAGCGTGCCCTGATCAGCCAGATCTGCTCGCTGTATGGCGGTCGTATTGCGGAAGAGATGACCTTGGGCTTCGACGGTGTAACCACCGGTGCGTCCAATGACATCATGCGTGCCAGCCAGATTGCGCGGAATATGGTTACCAAGTGGGGCTTGTCGGAAAAACTCGGCCCGCTGATGTATGCCGAAGAAGAAGGCGAAGTATTCCTGGGGCGTGGCGGCGGCGGTCAAAGTGCCAGCTTCTCCGGCGAGACTGCCAAGCTGATCGACTCTGAGGTGCGCAGTATCATTGACCAGTGCTATGGCACGGCCAAGCAGATCCTTACCGATAACCGTGACAAGCTCGATGCCATGGCGGATGCCTTGATGAAGTACGAAACCATCGATGCTGAGCAGATCGACGACATCATGGCTGGCCGTGCTCCTCGCGAGCCTCGTGATTGGGAAGGGGGTTCGGGTACTTCTGGCACGCCGCCAGTGGTACAGAATGAACGCCCGGAAAATCCAATCGGCGGTCCAGCTGCCGACCTTTAAGGTTTGAAATGACTTCTGTGTTGTCCTCCACCCGGTTGCCTTGCGGCAACCGGGTTCTTGATTTGGCCCGTACTCACGTTATGGGCATTCTTAATGCAACCCCTGACTCCTTTTCCGACGGTGGCCGCTTCGACCAGTTGGATGTAGCGTTGCGCCATGCAGAGGCGATGGTGGCTGCGGGTGCGACCATTATCGATGTCGGTGGCGAATCGACCCGGCCTGGCGCGCGTGCTGTTTCCCCTTTGGAGGAAATGGAGCGTGTTGCGCCGATTGTCGAGCGAATCCATCGCGAACTGGATGTAATCATTTCGGTAGACACCTCGACGCCCGCCGTTATGCGTGAAACCGCGCGGCTCGGGGCCGGGCTGATCAACGATGTGCGCTCATTGCGGCGCGATGGTGCGATGGATGCTGCTGCGGCTACCGGGTTGCCCGTCTGCCTGATGCATATGCGCGGCGAGCCCGGGACGATGCAGGATGCCCCGCATTACGACAACCTGGTTGAAGAAGTGGCGGAATTTCTTGCCGGACGCATTGCCCAATGCGCCGTTGCGGGAATTGTTGCTGAGCGGATTATTCTCGATCCCGGGTTTGGTTTTGCCAAAACCCTGCAGCACAACTTGAGCTTGTTCAAGCATATGGAGTCGCTGCATGCCCTTGGTCGCCCTCTGTTGGTTGGGGTGTCGCGCAAGAGCATGATAGGCATGGCCCTGAATCGCCCTGTGGGCGAGCGCCTGCATGGTGGCCTGGCCCTGGCGGCCCTGGCTGTTGCCAAGGGCGCGCGTATTCTGCGGGTGCACGATGTGGCCGAGACTGTTGACGTAGTGCGGATGATCGAAGCGGTAGAATCAGCCGAATAAGAATGATGGAGCACTTATGACAAAGAAATATTTTGGCACCGACGGCATTCGTGGTCGGGTCGGCGAGTTTCCGATCACTCCGGATTTCATGCTCAAGCTGGGCTGGGCGGCCGGGATGGCCTTCCGCAGCATGGGTGCATGCCGCATCCTGGTCGGCAAGGACACGCGGATTTCCGGCTATATGTTTGAGTCTGCACTGGAGGCGGGCTTGTCCGCTGCCGGGGCTGACGTGATGTTGCTGGGGCCGATGCCTACGCCGGCGATCGCATATCTGACGCGTACCTTTCACGCGCAAGCCGGGATCGTGATCAGCGCTTCGCACAATCCCCATGATGACAATGGCATCAAGTTCTTCTCGGGCCAGGGCACTAAGTTGCCGGACGAGATCGAGCATATGATTGAAGAACTGCTGGATGCGCCGATGACTGTCGTCGAGTCGAGCAAGCTGGGCAAGGTTTCACGGATCAACGACGCTTCAGGTCGTTATATCGAATTTTGCAAAAGCAGCGTGCCTACCAGTACCAATTTTTCCGGGCTCAAGGTGGTCATCGACTGTGCCCACGGTGCGACCTACAAGGTTGCTCCCAGCGTATTCAAGGAGTTGGGCGCCGAAGTCACGGTGCTGTCGGCCCAGCCCAACGGCCTGAACATCAACGACAACTGCGGTTCGACCCATATGGGGCAATTGCAGGCGGCGGTATTGGCCGAGCACGCGGACCTGGGTATTGCCTTCGATGGCGACGGTGACCGCGTATTGATGGTCGATCATACCGGTGCCATCGTCGACGGTGACGACCTGTTGTTCATCATTGCCCGCGACCTGCATGAGCGTAACAAGCTGCAAGGCGGCGTCGTCGGTACCCTGATGAGCAATCTGGGGCTGGAACTGGCCCTGGCCGACTTGGGGGTTCCGTTCGTGCGTGCCAATGTAGGCGACCGTTACGTGATTGCTGAGTTGCTGGAGCGTAACTGGGTCGTAGGTGGGGAGAATTCGGGACATGTCGTGTGCTTCCAGCACACCACTACCGGTGATGCGATCATCGCGGCGTTGCAGGTGCTATTGGCCTTGCGTCGCCGTGAGGAAAGCCTGGCTCAGGCGCGCCAGGCGCTACGCAAGTGTCCTCAGGTTCTGCTCAATGTGCGTTTCTCGGGGGGCGAAAATCCTATCGAGCACCCGGCGATCAAAGAGGCCTGTGAGCGCGTTACTGTCGCCATGGCGGGTCGTGGGCGGGTCTTGTTGCGCAAGTCTGGGACCGAGCCTTTGGTGCGCGTCATGGTCGAGGGCGATGATGAAACACAGGTTCGTGGCTATGCCGAAGAGCTGGCAAAACTGGTAACTGAAGTTTGCGCCTGAATTCGGCTTGCCAGTGTTGATGCGGTTGGGTAACATCTGCGCCCACTTTGACCGACGAGGTACAGCATGCGTCGCACTATGGTAGCTGGTAACTGGAAGATGCACGGTACCCGCGCCAGTGTCGCTGAGCTGGTCAATGGCCTTCGTCACCTGGCCCTGCCGAGCGGTGTCGATATCGCGGTATTCCCGCCTTGCTTGCATATCAACCAGGTGGTTGATGGCTTGAAAGGCAAGTCGATCGAGGTCGGCGCACAGAATTGCGCAGTAGAAGCCATGCAGGGTGCGTTGACCGGTGAGATTTCGCCGAGTCAACTGGTTGATGCGGGTTGTTCCTATGTGCTCGTTGGGCACTCCGAGCGCCGTCAAATGATGGGCGAGCGTGATGGGACGCTCAATCGCAAGTTCGCAGCAGCGCAGGCTTGTGGTCTGATTCCAGTGTTGTGCATAGGGGAGACCCTTGAGCAGCGTGAGTCGGGCAAGACTCTTGAGGTTGTCTCGCGTCAGCTGGGCAGCATCATTGAGGAGCTGGGTGTTGGTGCATTTGCAAAGGCAGTCATTGCTTACGAGCCGGTCTGGGCCATTGGTACCGGGCTGACTGCTACACCGCAACAGGCGCAGGATGTGCACGCAGCCATCCGCGCGCAGTTGGCGGCAGAAAATTCTGAAGTCGCGCAAGGTGTGCGGCTTCTATACGGCGGCAGCGTGAAGGCGGCCAATGCGGTCGAACTGTTCGGCATGCCGGATATCGATGGGGGGCTCATTGGTGGAGCTTCCCTGAATGCAGATGAGTTCGGTGCGATTTGTCGCGCCGCGGGAAACTGAGAAAATGCTGGAAACAGTCGTAGTCGTTTTTCATCTGTTGGGTGCACTGGGCGTTGTTGCTCTGGTATTGCTGCAACAGGGCAAAGGTGCGGACGCTGGTGCGTCTTTCGGGGCAGGTGCTTCAAATACTGTGTTCGGAAGCCAAGGTTCCTCTACCTTTCTTAGTAAGTTTACTGCTATACTTGCCGCCGGTTTCTTCATAACCAGCCTGGGGTTAGGTTACTTTGCTAAAGAGAAAGCTAATGTGCTGACTCAAGCAGGTTTACCAGATCCAGCGGTGTTGGAAGTTCCAAAAGCAAAACCGGCTTCTGATGATGTCCCGGTGCTTCAAGAGCAAAAGTCGGCTACTCCAGCGACTGACGTGCCTCCAGCTCAAGAGCAGAAGTAAGAAGGTTGTAAACGCTGTATTGCCGAGGTGGTGGAATTGGTAGACACGCAACCTTGAGGTGGTTGTGCCCATAGGGTGTAGGGGTTCGAGTCCCCTTCTCGGTACCAATTATCAGAAGAGCCCGCGGTTGCGGGCTTTTTTGTAGGTGGAAGGTTACATTGACCCTGCAAGGGATCGGTCGTATACTTCCGCCCCAGCTTTGTCGCGGGGTGGAGCAGTCTGGTAGCTCGTCGGGCTCATAACCCGAAGGTCGTCGGTTCAAATCCGGCCCCCGCAACCAGTTTTAGCGGAGCCCCTTTTAAGGGGCTTTTTGTTAGCTGGACACTTTCAACGCCGCTGTTCGACGGCGTTTCAAGGATGGGCGTTTCGCCCATTTTTTTATTTTGCACAGCATGCACATACATGCACGAGGGGGTTCAGGTGTCGAGCAAGCTAGAAGAGTTGCAGGCCTTGCTGGCCCCGGTGGTCGTGGCCCTAGGCTATGAATGCTGGGGTATTGAGTTTTCGGCTCAAGGTCGCCACTCAATGTTGCGCGTTTATATCGATAAAGAGGGCGGTGTGCTGGTGGACGATTGTGCCATTGTCAGCCGTCAGATCAGCGGTGTCCTGGATGTTGAAGATCCGATTTCCGTTGAATACACCCTCGAAGTTTCCTCGCCAGGCATGGAACGCCCACTGTTCACTATTGAGCAGTTTGCTAAATATGCCGGTGAACAAGTGAAGATCAAGCTGCGATCTCCCTTTGAAGGGCGACGCAACTTTCAGGGCCTTCTGCGCGGTGTAGAAGAACAGGATGTAGTGGTGCAGGTAGAAGATCACGAGTTCCTGTTGCCGATCGATATGATCGACAAGGCCAACATTATTCCCAGTTTTGACTGAGACGTGCCAGAAACTGCGGATCCCGCGGATCCAATGGCTTGCGAAAGGCGAGGCGTACGATGAGCAAAGAAGTACTGCTGGTTGTTGAGTCGGTATCCAATGAAAAGGGCGTACCGGCAAACGTGATTTTTGAAGCGTTGGAGCTGGCCCTGGCCACTGCTACCAAAAAGCGTTTTGAAGACGAAGTTGATCTGCGTGTGGAAATCAATCGCCACACCGGGGCCTATGAGACTTTCCGTCGCTGGACGGTCGTCGAAGAAGCCGATCTTGATGATCCGGCCATCGAAACCTGGCCAAGCAAGGTTGCGCAAACGCATCCTGGTGCCCAGGTGGGGGATGTCGTCGAAGAAAAGATCGAGTCCATCGAGTTCGGTCGTATCGCTGCACAGACTGCCAAGCAAGTCATCGTGCAAAAGGTTCGCGAAGCCGAGCGCGCCCAGGTTGTTGACGCCTATCGCGAGCGCCTGGGAGAAATCATCTCCGGCACCGTGAAGAAAGTGACCCGCGATAACGTGATCGTCGATCTGGGTAACAACGCTGAAGCGTTGCTGGCCCGTGAAGACATCATTTCCCGCGAAACCTTCCGTGTTGGCGTGCGCTTGCGTGCGTTGCTCAAGGAAATCCGCACCGAGAACCGTGGCCCTCAACTGATCCTGTCGCGTACTGCACCGGAAATGTTGATCGAGCTGTTCCGCATCGAAGTGCCAGAAATTGCCGAAGGCCTGATCGAAGTCATGGCTGCGTCCCGCGACCCGGGTTCTCGCGCCAAGATCGCGGTCCGCTCCAAGGACAAGCGCATCGACCCGCAAGGTGCTTGCATTGGTATGCGCGGTTCGCGCGTCCAGGCAGTATCGGGCGAATTGGGCGGTGAGCGTGTGGATATCGTGCTGTGGGACGATAACCCGGCGCAATTCGTGATCAACGCCATGTCCCCGGCTGAAGTCGCGGCAATTATTGTTGACGAGGATGCCCATGCAATGGACATCGCCGTTGGCGCAGACAATCTGGCCCAGGCCATCGGTCGCGGTGGTCAGAACGTGCGTCTGGCCAGCCAGTTGACTGGCTGGACCCTGAACGTCATGACCGAATCGGACATCCAGGCTAAGCAGCAAGCAGAAACCGGCGATATCCTGCGCAACTTCATCGACGAGCTGGAAGTCGACGAAGACCTGGCACAGGTGCTGGTAGATGAAGGCTTTACCAGCCTGGAAGAGATTGCCTACGTACCGGTGGAGGAAATGCTCAACATCGACGGCTTTGACGAAGACACCGTCAACGAGCTTCGCGCTCGGGCCAAGGATCGCTTGTTGACTAAAGCCATCGCTACTGAGGAAAAGCTGGCAGACGCCCATCCGGCCGAAGACCTGCTCTCGCTTGAGGGTATGGACAAGGATTTGGCGATGGAACTGGCGGTGCGCGGCGTAATTACCCGCGAAGACCTGGCCGAGCAGTCTATTGACGACCTGCTCGACATCGACGGCATTGACGATGATCGTGCCGGCAAGTTGATCATGGCCGCCCGAGCCCATTGGTTCGAGTAATTAGGCGCGGCCTGAGGAGAGAAGTGCATGACGCAAGTCACGGTGAAACAACTGGCCGATGAGGTCAAAACACCGGTAGAGCGCCTGTTGCAGCAGATGCGTGAGGCAGGTCTGCCGCACACCGCCGCCGAGGAACATGTGAGCGACAGTGAGAAGCAATCGTTGCTGACTCACTTGAAAAGCAGCCACAAGGCGAAAGTGGAAGAACCGCGCAAGATTACATTGCAGCGCAAAACGACCAGCACCCTGCGGGTTGCTGGTAGCAAGAGCATCAGCGTTGAAGTGCGCAAGAAGAAAGTCTTCGTGCAGCGCAGCCCGGAAGAAATCGAAGCCGAGCGCAAACGCGAGATGGACGAACGTCGCGCAGTAGAAAATGCTGCCCGTCAGAAGGCTGAAGAAGAAGCCAAGCGTCGCGCCGAAGAAGAAGCGCGTCGCCAGCCTGCTCCTGCGCAACCTGCTGGGACTGACGCAGTCGCTGCACCTAGCGCGCCTGTAGAAGCTGTGCGTGAGGCCGCTCCGGTTGCCGCTGCACCAGCACCTGCCGCTGACGCTCGCAAGCGCGACGAACCTCGTCGTCCGGACAAACCACGTGCCGACGATAACAATCGTCGCAGTGGTGGTGGTGATGGCGAGCGCAAAAACGCTCCACATCGTGCCTCGGTCAAAGAGAAAGCGCCTGCTCCACGCGTTGCTCCACGTACTACCGACGAAGAAAGCGATGGCTTCCGTCGTGGTGGTCGCGGCAAGGCCAAGCTGAAGAAACGCAACGCCCACGGTTTCCAGAGCCCAACCGGCCCTGTCGTGCGTGAAGTGAAGATCGGCGAGACCATCACTGTGGGCGATCTGGCCCAGCAGATGTCGGTCAAGGCTGCTGAAATCATCAAGTTCATGTTCAAACTGGGCACTCCGGCGACCATCAACCAGGTACTGGACCAGGAAACTGCCCAACTGGTTGCTGAAGAACTGGGCCACAAAGTGATCCTGGTCAGCGACACCGCCCTGGAAGATTCCCTGGCCGAGTCCCTGAAGTTTGAAGGTGAAGCCGTTTCCCGTGCGCCTGTCGTGACCGTCATGGGCCACGTTGACCACGGTAAGACTTCCCTGCTCGACTACATCCGTCGTGCCAAGGTTGCAGCGGGCGAAGCCGGCGGCATTACCCAGCACATCGGTGCATACCACGTTGAAACCGACCGCGGCATGGTGACGTTCCTCGACACCCCTGGTCACGCTGCGTTTACCGCAATGCGTGCCCGTGGTGCCAAGGCGACCGACATCGTGATCCTGGTGGTTGCAGCGGACGACGGTGTGATGCCGCAAACCATCGAAGCTGTTCAGCATGCCAAGGCTGCTGGTGTGCCGCTGGTGGTTGCCGTGAACAAAATCGACAAGCCGGGCGCCGATCTTGATCGCATCCGTAGCGAACTGTCGGTTCACGGGGTGACTTCCGAAGAGTGGGGTGGCGACACTCCATTCGTACCGGTCTCGGCGAAGATGGGTACTGGCGTTGACGAACTGCTCGAAGCCGTCCTGTTGCAAGCCGAGGTCCTGGAACTGACCGCTACTCCATCGGCTCCTGGCCGTGGTGTGGTGGTTGAATCCCGCCTCGACAAGGGTCGTGGCCCGGTTGCGACCGTTCTGGTTCAAGACGGTACCCTGCGCCAAGGCGACATGGTCCTGGTCGGTTCGAACTACGGCCGTGTACGTGCCATGCTCGACGAGAACGGCAAGCCAATCAAGGAAGCAGGTCCTGCTATCCCGGTCGAGATTCTCGGCCTGGACGGTACTCCGGACGCTGGCGACGAGATGAGCGTGGTTGCCGACGAGAAGAAAGCCCGTGAAGTGGCTCTGTTCCGTCAAGGCAAGTTCCGCGAAGTCAAGCTGGCCCGTGCTCACGCCGGCAAGCTGGAAAACATCTTCGAGAACATGGGTCAGGAAGAGAAGAAGACGCTTAATATCGTCCTCAAGTCTGACGTCCGTGGCTCCCTTGAAGCGTTGAACGGCGCCTTGAACGGCCTGGGTAACGACGAAGTGCAAGTGCGTGTTGTCGGTGGCGGTGTCGGTGGTATCACCGAGTCCGACGCCAACCTGGCACTGGCTTCCAACGCTGTACTGTTCGGTTTCAACGTGCGTGCCGATGCTGGCGCGCGCAAGATCGTCGAGCAGGAAGGCCTGGACATGCGTTACTACAACGTCATCTACGACATCATCGAAGACGTCAAGAAAGCCCTTACCGGCATGCTTGGCAGTGACGTCCGGGAAAACATCCTGGGTATCGCCGAAGTGCGTGATGTGTTCCGTTCGCCGAAGTTCGGCGCGATCGCCGGTTGCATGGTTATCGAAGGTACTGTGTACCGTAACCGTCCAATCCGTGTACTGCGCGAAGACATTGTTATCTTCGAAGGCGAGCTGGAATCCCTGCGCCGCTTCAAGGATGACGCTTCCGAAGTGCGTGCCGGCATGGAATGCGGTATCGGCGTCAAGAGCTACAACGACGTCAAGCCTGGCGACAAGATCGAAGTCTACGAGAAGGTCCAGGTTGCTCGCAGCCTCTAACTCGCGCACTTCAGGAGCCACATCGCGTATGGGCATGCAAATGCCCCGCGCAGTGTCCGGACTCTAAACGCAACGCCCGGTCTGGCTTTTGTCAGGCCGGGCGTTTGCCGCTTTCAGACCCCACGGGTTTCACCGTGTGGCAGTAACAGGTAACAAGACATGGCAAAAGAATACAGCCGTACCCAGCGTATCGGCGATCAGATGCAGCGCGAGCTGGCCCAACTGATCCGTCGCGAAGTCAAAGACCCGCGCGTTGGCCTGGTCACCATCACCGCTGTTGAAGTGAGCCGTGATGTTGGTCACGCCAAGATCTTCATCACCGTGATGGGCCAGGACAACAGCGAAGAGATCGCGCAAAGCATCAAGGTGCTCAACTCTGCCGCAGGTTTCCTGCGTATGCAGTTGGCCCGTGAAATGAAGCTGCGCAGTGTTCCCCAGTTGCACTTCCACTACGACGAAAGCGTCGTGCGTGGTGCGCACCTGTCGGCACTGATCGAGCGCGCCGTGGCTGAAGACAATCAGCACCCGTCCACACCTGAAGACGCCAAGGAGTAAGCGGTGGCTCAGGTCAAACGTATCCGTCGCAACGTC from Pseudomonas fluorescens encodes the following:
- the rbfA gene encoding 30S ribosome-binding factor RbfA, whose protein sequence is MAKEYSRTQRIGDQMQRELAQLIRREVKDPRVGLVTITAVEVSRDVGHAKIFITVMGQDNSEEIAQSIKVLNSAAGFLRMQLAREMKLRSVPQLHFHYDESVVRGAHLSALIERAVAEDNQHPSTPEDAKE
- the rimP gene encoding ribosome maturation factor RimP — encoded protein: MSSKLEELQALLAPVVVALGYECWGIEFSAQGRHSMLRVYIDKEGGVLVDDCAIVSRQISGVLDVEDPISVEYTLEVSSPGMERPLFTIEQFAKYAGEQVKIKLRSPFEGRRNFQGLLRGVEEQDVVVQVEDHEFLLPIDMIDKANIIPSFD
- the nusA gene encoding transcription termination factor NusA, with amino-acid sequence MSKEVLLVVESVSNEKGVPANVIFEALELALATATKKRFEDEVDLRVEINRHTGAYETFRRWTVVEEADLDDPAIETWPSKVAQTHPGAQVGDVVEEKIESIEFGRIAAQTAKQVIVQKVREAERAQVVDAYRERLGEIISGTVKKVTRDNVIVDLGNNAEALLAREDIISRETFRVGVRLRALLKEIRTENRGPQLILSRTAPEMLIELFRIEVPEIAEGLIEVMAASRDPGSRAKIAVRSKDKRIDPQGACIGMRGSRVQAVSGELGGERVDIVLWDDNPAQFVINAMSPAEVAAIIVDEDAHAMDIAVGADNLAQAIGRGGQNVRLASQLTGWTLNVMTESDIQAKQQAETGDILRNFIDELEVDEDLAQVLVDEGFTSLEEIAYVPVEEMLNIDGFDEDTVNELRARAKDRLLTKAIATEEKLADAHPAEDLLSLEGMDKDLAMELAVRGVITREDLAEQSIDDLLDIDGIDDDRAGKLIMAARAHWFE
- the infB gene encoding translation initiation factor IF-2, coding for MTQVTVKQLADEVKTPVERLLQQMREAGLPHTAAEEHVSDSEKQSLLTHLKSSHKAKVEEPRKITLQRKTTSTLRVAGSKSISVEVRKKKVFVQRSPEEIEAERKREMDERRAVENAARQKAEEEAKRRAEEEARRQPAPAQPAGTDAVAAPSAPVEAVREAAPVAAAPAPAADARKRDEPRRPDKPRADDNNRRSGGGDGERKNAPHRASVKEKAPAPRVAPRTTDEESDGFRRGGRGKAKLKKRNAHGFQSPTGPVVREVKIGETITVGDLAQQMSVKAAEIIKFMFKLGTPATINQVLDQETAQLVAEELGHKVILVSDTALEDSLAESLKFEGEAVSRAPVVTVMGHVDHGKTSLLDYIRRAKVAAGEAGGITQHIGAYHVETDRGMVTFLDTPGHAAFTAMRARGAKATDIVILVVAADDGVMPQTIEAVQHAKAAGVPLVVAVNKIDKPGADLDRIRSELSVHGVTSEEWGGDTPFVPVSAKMGTGVDELLEAVLLQAEVLELTATPSAPGRGVVVESRLDKGRGPVATVLVQDGTLRQGDMVLVGSNYGRVRAMLDENGKPIKEAGPAIPVEILGLDGTPDAGDEMSVVADEKKAREVALFRQGKFREVKLARAHAGKLENIFENMGQEEKKTLNIVLKSDVRGSLEALNGALNGLGNDEVQVRVVGGGVGGITESDANLALASNAVLFGFNVRADAGARKIVEQEGLDMRYYNVIYDIIEDVKKALTGMLGSDVRENILGIAEVRDVFRSPKFGAIAGCMVIEGTVYRNRPIRVLREDIVIFEGELESLRRFKDDASEVRAGMECGIGVKSYNDVKPGDKIEVYEKVQVARSL
- the folP gene encoding dihydropteroate synthase, whose amino-acid sequence is MTSVLSSTRLPCGNRVLDLARTHVMGILNATPDSFSDGGRFDQLDVALRHAEAMVAAGATIIDVGGESTRPGARAVSPLEEMERVAPIVERIHRELDVIISVDTSTPAVMRETARLGAGLINDVRSLRRDGAMDAAAATGLPVCLMHMRGEPGTMQDAPHYDNLVEEVAEFLAGRIAQCAVAGIVAERIILDPGFGFAKTLQHNLSLFKHMESLHALGRPLLVGVSRKSMIGMALNRPVGERLHGGLALAALAVAKGARILRVHDVAETVDVVRMIEAVESAE
- the secG gene encoding preprotein translocase subunit SecG, with the translated sequence MLETVVVVFHLLGALGVVALVLLQQGKGADAGASFGAGASNTVFGSQGSSTFLSKFTAILAAGFFITSLGLGYFAKEKANVLTQAGLPDPAVLEVPKAKPASDDVPVLQEQKSATPATDVPPAQEQK
- the ftsH gene encoding ATP-dependent zinc metalloprotease FtsH — its product is MAKNLILWLIIAAVLVTVMNNFSSPNEPQTLNYSDFIQQVKDGKVERVAVDGYVITGKRNDGDSFKTIRPAIQDNGLIGDLVDNKVIVEGKQPEQQSIWTQLLVASFPILVIIAVFMFFMRQMQGGAGGKGGPMSFGKSKARLLSEDQVKTTLADVAGCDEAKEEVGELVEFLRDPGKFQRLGGRIPRGVLMVGPPGTGKTLLAKAIAGEAKVPFFTISGSDFVEMFVGVGASRVRDMFEQAKKHAPCIIFIDEIDAVGRHRGAGMGGGHDEREQTLNQLLVEMDGFEMNDGIIVIAATNRPDVLDPALLRPGRFDRQVVVGLPDIRGREQILKVHMRKVPMGDDVVPGVIARGTPGFSGADLANLVNEASLFAARTGKRIVEMKEFELAKDKIMMGAERKSMVMSEKEKQNTAYHEAGHAIVGRVVPEHDPVYKVSIIPRGRALGVTMFLPEEDRYSLSKRALISQICSLYGGRIAEEMTLGFDGVTTGASNDIMRASQIARNMVTKWGLSEKLGPLMYAEEEGEVFLGRGGGGQSASFSGETAKLIDSEVRSIIDQCYGTAKQILTDNRDKLDAMADALMKYETIDAEQIDDIMAGRAPREPRDWEGGSGTSGTPPVVQNERPENPIGGPAADL
- the tpiA gene encoding triose-phosphate isomerase, translating into MRRTMVAGNWKMHGTRASVAELVNGLRHLALPSGVDIAVFPPCLHINQVVDGLKGKSIEVGAQNCAVEAMQGALTGEISPSQLVDAGCSYVLVGHSERRQMMGERDGTLNRKFAAAQACGLIPVLCIGETLEQRESGKTLEVVSRQLGSIIEELGVGAFAKAVIAYEPVWAIGTGLTATPQQAQDVHAAIRAQLAAENSEVAQGVRLLYGGSVKAANAVELFGMPDIDGGLIGGASLNADEFGAICRAAGN
- the glmM gene encoding phosphoglucosamine mutase, translated to MTKKYFGTDGIRGRVGEFPITPDFMLKLGWAAGMAFRSMGACRILVGKDTRISGYMFESALEAGLSAAGADVMLLGPMPTPAIAYLTRTFHAQAGIVISASHNPHDDNGIKFFSGQGTKLPDEIEHMIEELLDAPMTVVESSKLGKVSRINDASGRYIEFCKSSVPTSTNFSGLKVVIDCAHGATYKVAPSVFKELGAEVTVLSAQPNGLNINDNCGSTHMGQLQAAVLAEHADLGIAFDGDGDRVLMVDHTGAIVDGDDLLFIIARDLHERNKLQGGVVGTLMSNLGLELALADLGVPFVRANVGDRYVIAELLERNWVVGGENSGHVVCFQHTTTGDAIIAALQVLLALRRREESLAQARQALRKCPQVLLNVRFSGGENPIEHPAIKEACERVTVAMAGRGRVLLRKSGTEPLVRVMVEGDDETQVRGYAEELAKLVTEVCA